A portion of the Glycine max cultivar Williams 82 chromosome 10, Glycine_max_v4.0, whole genome shotgun sequence genome contains these proteins:
- the LOC100806249 gene encoding uncharacterized protein LOC100806249 → MDESPANRESKSEEEEEDDGYMGDLSQFLPSDALEPAKLSSSKKISSKKDPSVNSSKNWLKTLNWQERRKLERERKQQEEDEQTLAKVEAPIPQSNIGFKLLKQMGYSPGSALGKQGSGRAEPVGIEIRRSRAGVGLEDPHKEKRKKEEIMMDRKRRKEEDLMKEFGSRQKSQWQSRRVIINYNKAKAALDQLENRVIVEPQKNDDVAEGEEEEEEEITEEDLHDVLMKLRDEFNYCLFCGCQYESNHALLANCPGTNEDDH, encoded by the exons ATGGACGAATCACCGGCGAACAGAGAGAGCAAAagcgaggaagaagaagaagatgatggctACATGGGTGACCTTTCTCAGTTTCTTCCTTCCGATGCTCTCGAACCTGCTAAGTTGTCTTCGTCCAAAAag ATTTCCAGCAAGAAAGATCCTTCAGTCAACTCTTCCAAGAACTGGTTGAAAACTCTTAACTGGCAAGAACGGCGAAAacttgaaagagaaaggaagCAACAAGAAGAGGATGAGCAAACATTAGCGAAAGTGGAAGCTCCAATACCACAATCCAACATTGGATTTAAGCTTCTCAAACAGATGGGTTATTCTCCAGGTTCTGCCCTAGGCAAGCAAGGCTCGGGCAGGGCTGAACCAGTGGGGATTGAAATTCGACGGTCACGAGCTGGTGTAGGCTTAGAAGACCCCCACaaggagaagaggaaaaagGAGGAAATCATGATGGacaggaaaagaaggaaagaggaGGACCTAATGAAAGAATTTGGGTCTAGGCAGAAGTCACAGTGGCAGAGTAGGAgagttataattaattacaataaggCAAAGGCTGCCCTTGACCAACTGGAGAATAGGGTAATTGTGGAGCCACAAAAGAATGACGATGTTGCAGagggtgaagaagaagaagaggaagaaataaCAGAAGAG GACTTGCACGATGTTTTGATGAAACTGAGGGATGAATTTAATTATTGCCTCTTTTGTGGATGCCAA TATGAATCGAACCATGCCCTTTTGGCCAACTGCCCTGGAACCAATGAAGATGACCACTAA